Proteins encoded in a region of the Psychromicrobium lacuslunae genome:
- a CDS encoding MFS transporter produces MTTPRPALTPTTTRTGSYWLMAVLLGLALAVSGIPSPLYARYAAEWGFSSLMLTVVFAAYAIAALISLLIVGPITDAIGRKPVLLTAAGLILIGLVVFVTAQNVVALLAARIVHGAAIGAVVVAAGAAMLDLRPADGARTGRITGVAFSIGMAVGIFGTALAAEMLPAPLVTPFLMVGGVMVLVTIALILTAETHTQRSRARIRLSRPSVPGLIRTDFSFSVLGAAASWVVLGLYLSLFPTLAAQETGIHSLIFSAGVIAVLTISSALTQWLLGGLSARLLAISGDALMAISILLSIPVILSGSPTLIILSVVLLGAGFGLAFSGSFRHLNSVIPAEARGGVISAFYLCCYLAMAVPAVLAGWAATGFALATVFTVFAVVVALLCALAALLGFRVHRATTSAGSRAVSPAAIAAGDTIAAEHTVQEKV; encoded by the coding sequence ATGACGACTCCTCGCCCTGCTCTCACTCCGACCACTACCCGGACCGGTAGTTACTGGCTAATGGCCGTGCTGCTCGGTTTAGCTTTAGCAGTCTCCGGCATTCCCTCGCCGCTCTATGCTCGGTATGCCGCTGAGTGGGGTTTCAGTTCGCTAATGCTCACCGTGGTGTTCGCCGCCTATGCGATTGCCGCGCTGATCAGCCTGCTAATAGTGGGCCCGATTACCGACGCGATTGGGCGTAAACCGGTTCTGCTTACGGCGGCCGGGCTGATCCTGATCGGATTGGTGGTCTTCGTGACCGCACAGAATGTGGTTGCCCTGCTGGCGGCTCGCATTGTGCATGGTGCGGCCATTGGTGCGGTGGTGGTGGCCGCGGGTGCCGCGATGCTCGACCTGCGGCCAGCCGATGGCGCACGCACCGGCCGGATCACCGGAGTAGCCTTCAGCATCGGGATGGCAGTTGGCATCTTCGGCACCGCGCTGGCGGCGGAGATGCTTCCCGCTCCGCTGGTAACGCCCTTCTTAATGGTCGGCGGAGTGATGGTTTTAGTCACTATTGCGCTGATTCTGACCGCCGAAACGCATACTCAACGCAGCCGGGCGCGGATTCGCCTTTCCCGGCCTTCGGTGCCGGGCCTGATCAGGACTGACTTCAGCTTCTCAGTATTAGGAGCCGCTGCTTCCTGGGTGGTGCTGGGGCTTTACTTATCCCTGTTTCCCACCCTTGCCGCTCAAGAGACCGGTATCCACTCACTGATCTTCAGCGCTGGAGTAATAGCGGTGCTGACCATCTCCTCGGCGCTGACTCAGTGGTTGCTGGGTGGGCTGTCGGCACGGCTGCTAGCGATTAGCGGTGATGCCCTGATGGCGATCAGCATTCTGCTCAGCATCCCGGTCATTCTCTCCGGGAGCCCCACGCTGATTATCCTCAGCGTTGTGCTGCTAGGCGCAGGCTTCGGACTTGCTTTCAGCGGATCATTCCGTCACCTAAACTCAGTGATCCCCGCCGAGGCCCGGGGCGGGGTGATCTCCGCTTTCTACCTGTGCTGCTACCTAGCCATGGCGGTACCAGCTGTGTTGGCTGGTTGGGCTGCCACAGGCTTCGCGCTGGCAACTGTCTTTACCGTTTTCGCGGTGGTGGTCGCCCTGCTCTGTGCGCTAGCAGCCCTGCTCGGGTTCAGGGTGCATCGAGCCACAACAAGCGCCGGATCCCGCGCGGTGTCCCCAGCTGCCATCGCAGCCGGGGACACCATCGCAGCCGAGCACACAGTGCAGGAAAAGGTCTAG
- a CDS encoding ArsR/SmtB family transcription factor: MTVEQDHVVIEGPDEFPVAPLNQVLTAISDPIRLEMVRRLSVAGDKIQCSGLYEGISRSTGTHHFKVLREAGVISRVVEGHVVSQRLNELALEQRFPGLIPSLVAAANAEN, translated from the coding sequence ATGACAGTCGAGCAGGATCATGTAGTTATTGAGGGTCCGGATGAGTTTCCGGTGGCGCCACTGAATCAAGTGCTGACTGCCATTAGCGATCCGATTCGGTTGGAGATGGTGCGCAGGCTGAGTGTGGCGGGCGATAAAATCCAGTGTTCCGGGCTATACGAGGGTATTTCTCGCTCCACCGGAACCCATCACTTCAAGGTGCTTCGTGAGGCTGGCGTTATTTCCAGAGTGGTGGAGGGGCACGTGGTCTCACAACGACTCAATGAACTCGCTCTGGAACAGCGATTTCCCGGTCTAATTCCCTCCTTGGTGGCGGCTGCCAACGCTGAGAACTGA
- a CDS encoding MATE family efflux transporter has product MRKGINAEILRLALPAFGALIAEPLFLIADSAIIGHLGVDQLAGVGLASTLLQTAVGLMVFLAYSTTPAVARLLGAGRRQEAIAVGRDGIWLAALLGAALALLGAWCAEPLLRLMGAQGAVLQAASDYLVFSMPGLPAMLLVLAATGVLRGLQDTKTPLLVAAAGFVLNALLNWLLVYPFGLGVIGSAIGTSIAQWAMAAVYLLIVFAAARRARLSLAPHWRGLLSLTSVGSWLLLRTLSLRVAILVTVLVATTQGPVNLAAHQIAITIFSFLAFALDAIAIAAQALIGKELGAANLPMVKALTRRMVLWGLGFGVITGLLVLLSAPWLGWIFSSDPSVHQALGTALLALALSQPIAGVVFVLDGVLIGAGDARYLALAGLLALLVYLPLLGWVSASGAHGSTALGWLWAAFSGGYLLARAATLLLRARTDAWQRTGVPGAASAMLPSE; this is encoded by the coding sequence ATGCGCAAAGGCATTAATGCTGAAATCCTACGACTAGCGCTGCCCGCCTTCGGGGCACTGATCGCCGAGCCCTTGTTTCTGATCGCAGATTCCGCGATTATCGGTCACCTCGGGGTGGACCAACTTGCCGGCGTTGGGCTGGCCTCGACCCTACTGCAGACTGCTGTCGGGCTGATGGTTTTCCTTGCCTACTCCACCACGCCAGCGGTGGCCAGATTACTCGGTGCCGGGCGCCGCCAGGAGGCGATCGCTGTCGGTCGCGACGGCATCTGGCTGGCTGCTTTGCTCGGTGCCGCGCTCGCCTTGCTCGGTGCGTGGTGCGCCGAACCGTTGCTGCGCTTAATGGGTGCGCAGGGCGCAGTGTTACAGGCGGCGAGTGATTACTTAGTGTTCTCGATGCCTGGGCTGCCCGCCATGCTCTTGGTGCTGGCAGCGACCGGGGTGTTGCGCGGCCTGCAAGACACCAAGACGCCCTTGCTGGTCGCCGCGGCTGGTTTTGTGCTCAACGCTCTGCTCAATTGGCTGCTGGTCTATCCGTTCGGACTCGGCGTGATTGGCTCGGCTATCGGTACTTCCATTGCCCAGTGGGCGATGGCCGCCGTCTATTTGCTGATCGTCTTCGCCGCCGCCCGCCGCGCGCGTCTTTCACTGGCACCCCACTGGCGTGGCTTGCTGTCCTTGACCTCGGTGGGCAGCTGGTTATTGCTGCGCACCCTCAGCTTGCGGGTAGCCATCCTGGTCACCGTGCTGGTGGCAACGACTCAGGGGCCGGTCAATCTGGCCGCCCATCAAATTGCGATCACCATCTTCAGTTTCCTGGCCTTCGCCCTTGACGCTATTGCGATCGCCGCCCAGGCCTTGATCGGCAAGGAGCTGGGGGCGGCAAATCTACCGATGGTCAAGGCGTTGACCCGGAGAATGGTGCTCTGGGGTCTTGGCTTTGGCGTTATCACCGGCCTCCTCGTATTGCTGAGCGCGCCCTGGCTCGGCTGGATTTTTAGCAGCGATCCTTCGGTACATCAGGCCCTTGGCACCGCATTGCTGGCACTTGCTTTGAGCCAGCCAATAGCCGGGGTGGTGTTTGTCTTGGACGGTGTGTTGATTGGGGCTGGGGATGCCCGGTACCTGGCCTTGGCTGGCCTGCTGGCGCTTTTGGTTTACCTGCCTTTGCTTGGCTGGGTGAGTGCCTCAGGCGCGCACGGTTCGACCGCCCTCGGCTGGCTTTGGGCGGCATTCTCGGGAGGCTATTTACTGGCTCGTGCTGCGACGCTATTGCTGCGGGCGCGTACCGACGCCTGGCAGCGTACCGGGGTGCCGGGTGCAGCTAGCGCAATGCTGCCCAGCGAATAG
- a CDS encoding N-acetylglucosamine kinase, whose translation MHNSSLMLAIDAGGTSTRATLLNTAGECLGYGRSGPGNPVSSGLDRVMHSYREAIEQSLEMAGRALDDFRSLTIAMAGGSTHSPISGMAEAFKTINPSSEVVIESDLLATYFSGTYHGDGYALVAGTGAVCARIRNFSLDRVTDGTGWLLGDHGSGYWIGYHCARAVAADLDGIGPATAMTALLTEQLGLQHSAASFEGRPARLQAMIQTIYALRPIELAAFAVIVFQAAAAGDSVAGDLLSKAGQLLSHSLRTTRSAEVTGPLVLGGSILSSRSVIEDELASELAGQAVFRVPDGLAGAALLALRHAGVRVDQEIFTRIGSSLSALRS comes from the coding sequence ATGCATAATTCCTCGCTAATGCTGGCCATCGATGCAGGCGGCACATCGACCCGCGCGACGCTCCTGAACACCGCCGGTGAATGCTTGGGTTACGGCCGATCTGGGCCGGGAAACCCCGTATCTTCTGGACTTGACCGGGTGATGCACTCGTATCGCGAGGCAATTGAGCAGAGTCTAGAAATGGCCGGACGCGCCCTTGATGACTTCCGCAGCCTCACCATCGCAATGGCCGGGGGCTCTACCCACTCACCCATCAGCGGGATGGCTGAAGCGTTCAAAACAATCAATCCTTCGAGCGAAGTTGTGATTGAATCTGATCTTTTAGCCACGTATTTTTCCGGTACTTATCATGGCGATGGTTATGCTCTGGTCGCCGGAACTGGGGCGGTATGTGCTCGGATCAGGAATTTCAGCCTCGATCGGGTGACCGATGGTACCGGTTGGTTGCTCGGCGATCACGGCTCCGGGTATTGGATCGGCTACCACTGCGCTCGCGCCGTGGCCGCCGATCTCGACGGCATCGGCCCGGCCACCGCCATGACCGCTCTGCTTACCGAACAGCTGGGTTTGCAGCACAGTGCTGCAAGTTTCGAAGGTCGTCCGGCGAGACTGCAAGCCATGATCCAGACGATCTACGCGCTACGTCCTATCGAGCTGGCAGCCTTCGCCGTTATTGTCTTCCAGGCCGCTGCAGCCGGTGATTCGGTGGCCGGTGATCTGTTGAGTAAGGCGGGCCAATTGCTCAGCCATTCACTGCGCACAACCCGTTCCGCTGAAGTGACCGGACCATTGGTACTTGGTGGCAGCATCTTGTCCAGCCGTTCGGTGATTGAAGACGAGCTTGCCTCAGAGCTAGCCGGTCAGGCAGTGTTCCGAGTACCCGACGGTCTAGCTGGGGCCGCACTGCTGGCGCTCAGACATGCTGGGGTAAGAGTGGACCAGGAAATCTTCACTCGAATCGGCAGTAGCCTGAGTGCGCTACGCAGCTAA
- a CDS encoding MurR/RpiR family transcriptional regulator yields MTAIGSTALPYAVDSAVGVVNRIKAKLPEMSGAMSQIARYLIEKPQAPLELSIKDLAKETGTSAATITRFCRLIGYTGYAPFRVGVAAAVGRSDARESWKTDIGRAFGPDDSPRDVLSTLMNAHTRSLQETAAVLDLRLMKNLARQIALCEHLDIYGIGGSAVMAAELQGRLYRIGIPSHFWSEVHTGLVSASRQNASCVAIGISNTGRTEETIEMLRQAQIAGATTIALSNNPHSPLAEGADFQIITNAHEQFLQPDDLSAKHVQLLVLDLLYLLVAQENFASATTNLAASALAVAPHRRPGKVSSAAEQMTQITPYSVERKRQSLGASTAI; encoded by the coding sequence GTGACAGCAATTGGATCGACAGCGTTACCTTACGCGGTTGATTCTGCGGTCGGAGTGGTCAATCGGATTAAGGCGAAGCTGCCTGAAATGAGTGGAGCGATGTCGCAGATCGCCCGCTATCTGATCGAGAAGCCCCAGGCGCCGCTTGAGCTCTCTATCAAAGATCTTGCTAAAGAGACGGGCACTTCAGCGGCTACTATCACCCGATTCTGCCGCCTGATCGGCTACACCGGCTACGCCCCCTTCCGGGTTGGCGTGGCCGCAGCTGTTGGTCGTTCCGATGCTCGCGAGTCGTGGAAAACCGATATTGGTAGGGCTTTCGGTCCGGATGATTCGCCGCGCGATGTGCTCAGTACCTTAATGAATGCGCACACTCGTTCGCTGCAGGAGACCGCCGCCGTCCTTGACCTGCGGCTGATGAAGAATTTGGCGCGGCAGATAGCGCTCTGTGAGCATCTCGATATTTACGGTATTGGCGGCAGTGCGGTGATGGCGGCCGAGTTGCAAGGTAGGCTATACCGGATCGGCATCCCCTCCCACTTCTGGTCCGAAGTACACACCGGCTTGGTGAGTGCCTCGCGGCAGAACGCTAGCTGTGTGGCGATTGGTATTTCTAATACCGGACGCACCGAGGAGACTATCGAGATGCTCCGGCAGGCTCAGATCGCTGGCGCCACCACTATCGCGTTGAGCAATAATCCGCATTCGCCGCTCGCCGAAGGCGCAGACTTTCAAATCATCACCAACGCGCATGAGCAATTTCTGCAGCCCGATGATCTTTCCGCCAAGCACGTGCAGCTACTGGTTCTCGATCTGCTTTACCTGCTGGTGGCCCAGGAAAATTTTGCCAGCGCCACCACCAACTTGGCGGCTTCGGCGCTTGCGGTCGCGCCGCATCGACGCCCCGGCAAGGTCAGCAGCGCGGCTGAACAGATGACTCAAATCACCCCTTATTCGGTCGAGCGAAAGAGGCAGAGCCTTGGCGCCAGCACAGCAATCTGA
- a CDS encoding sugar isomerase domain-containing protein — protein sequence MAPAQQSDTQQSVDRELFSQFHQQVSSRLSALDAAAAAGAFDPAIDLLAESVKNNGVIQVFGTGHSEAFAMEVAGRAGGLIPTNKIALRTLVLRGNHQVDDLVGSSFERNPAGITELLELTEIHPQDVFIIASNSGVNGSIVELALQVKARGHQLIAVTSLQHTNAVNTKHSSGKRLSDLADVVVDNLAPYGDSTLETADGTGLGAVSSLTAAYLAQLFTIGTVARLAASGERPPVYISANVPGGDEHNDVLEALYGQRIRRDG from the coding sequence TTGGCGCCAGCACAGCAATCTGATACTCAGCAGTCGGTGGATCGCGAGTTGTTCAGTCAGTTTCACCAGCAGGTGTCCAGCCGGCTCAGCGCACTCGATGCGGCAGCGGCTGCCGGTGCTTTCGATCCGGCCATTGACTTGCTCGCCGAGTCGGTGAAGAACAATGGAGTGATCCAGGTCTTCGGCACCGGGCATTCGGAAGCCTTTGCGATGGAGGTCGCCGGTCGTGCCGGCGGTCTGATTCCGACAAATAAAATTGCGTTGCGCACCTTGGTGCTGCGCGGCAATCATCAGGTGGATGACTTGGTCGGCTCCTCGTTTGAGCGCAACCCCGCCGGTATCACGGAGCTCCTGGAGCTGACCGAGATACACCCCCAAGACGTGTTCATTATTGCCTCCAATTCGGGGGTGAACGGCTCGATTGTTGAGCTGGCATTGCAAGTTAAGGCTCGCGGCCATCAGTTGATTGCGGTGACTAGCCTGCAGCACACCAATGCGGTGAACACGAAACACTCCAGCGGAAAACGCCTTAGCGATCTGGCCGACGTCGTCGTCGACAACCTCGCTCCCTATGGCGATAGCACCCTGGAAACGGCGGACGGTACGGGCCTGGGGGCCGTGTCTTCGCTCACTGCGGCTTATCTTGCGCAATTGTTCACCATCGGCACCGTGGCCAGGTTGGCTGCTTCCGGTGAGCGTCCGCCGGTCTATATCTCGGCTAATGTTCCCGGCGGCGATGAGCACAATGACGTACTGGAAGCGCTTTATGGGCAACGAATCCGACGTGACGGATGA
- the ngcE gene encoding N-acetylglucosamine/diacetylchitobiose ABC transporter substrate-binding protein, with translation MSLQQKSFERRGFLRGALAAAVLVPLGGTLASCASGGGGGTTQQTGAVSDGNPFGVADSSTIDAVVFDGGYGTDYVQFAADLVKKNHSTVTPKVSGSTDISGELQPRFAGGTPPDLFDNSGAKSIGISTILAQLEDLNSVIEAKNLEGTAIKDTLYPGVTQPGTFDGKFVALNYALTVYAVWYSASLFEENGWTPPKTWDEALDLGAKAAAKGKKLFVWGKQAATYYMELAVTSAIKEGGDEVRLGLENLKADAWSHPAIQSVLGKIAEAVQKGYFVPGGSGTDFKAAQAQWTNKQDALLYPSGSWIENEMKDQTKAGFKMTGIPAPTVSSSSKMPYEALHSAAGEPFMIPSKGNNVAGAKELLRTMLSKDAATNFAKTKLAPTIVKGTVPADGFGSTALVSQSKMIDGAGDKVFTFNFNDFYGTNKDLLTLWNSFLDGKSDVATLTSESQKIFDKIRNDSSVTKVEVK, from the coding sequence ATGTCTCTTCAGCAGAAATCTTTTGAACGGCGCGGTTTCCTGCGCGGTGCGCTTGCCGCGGCCGTGCTGGTTCCGCTCGGCGGCACGCTGGCTTCCTGCGCTAGCGGTGGCGGCGGTGGTACCACCCAGCAGACCGGTGCAGTCTCCGATGGCAACCCGTTCGGTGTGGCCGATAGTTCCACCATCGACGCGGTAGTTTTCGACGGCGGCTACGGCACCGACTATGTGCAGTTCGCTGCAGATTTGGTCAAGAAGAACCACTCCACCGTAACGCCGAAGGTCTCCGGTTCCACCGATATCTCCGGTGAACTGCAGCCGCGATTCGCCGGTGGCACTCCGCCGGATCTGTTCGATAACTCCGGTGCGAAGTCGATCGGCATCAGCACCATCCTGGCGCAGCTGGAAGACCTGAACTCGGTGATCGAGGCGAAAAACCTGGAAGGCACCGCGATCAAGGACACCCTGTACCCGGGTGTCACTCAGCCCGGCACCTTCGACGGCAAGTTCGTCGCCCTGAACTACGCGCTGACCGTCTACGCGGTCTGGTACTCGGCCTCGCTCTTTGAAGAGAACGGCTGGACCCCGCCGAAGACCTGGGATGAAGCGCTCGATTTGGGCGCCAAGGCTGCAGCCAAGGGCAAGAAGCTCTTCGTCTGGGGCAAGCAGGCGGCAACCTACTACATGGAACTCGCTGTCACCTCGGCCATCAAGGAAGGCGGCGATGAGGTCCGGCTCGGCCTGGAAAACCTCAAGGCCGATGCCTGGTCACACCCGGCGATTCAGAGCGTGCTCGGCAAGATCGCCGAAGCCGTGCAGAAGGGTTACTTCGTGCCGGGCGGGTCGGGCACCGACTTCAAGGCAGCACAGGCGCAGTGGACCAATAAGCAGGATGCGCTGCTCTACCCTTCCGGCTCGTGGATTGAGAACGAGATGAAGGATCAGACCAAGGCTGGCTTCAAGATGACCGGTATTCCGGCCCCCACCGTGAGCAGTTCCTCCAAGATGCCTTACGAGGCGCTGCATAGTGCTGCGGGCGAGCCCTTCATGATCCCATCGAAGGGTAATAACGTGGCCGGTGCCAAGGAGCTGCTGCGCACCATGCTTTCCAAGGACGCAGCGACTAACTTCGCTAAGACCAAGCTGGCGCCGACCATCGTCAAAGGCACCGTCCCCGCTGATGGCTTTGGTTCGACCGCTCTGGTTTCACAATCCAAGATGATTGACGGTGCGGGCGATAAGGTCTTTACTTTCAACTTCAACGACTTCTACGGCACCAATAAGGATCTGCTCACGCTGTGGAACTCGTTCCTTGACGGCAAGTCTGATGTGGCGACGCTGACCAGCGAGTCACAGAAGATTTTCGACAAAATCCGCAACGACTCCTCGGTGACGAAGGTTGAAGTGAAGTGA
- a CDS encoding carbohydrate ABC transporter permease: protein MTSVPLKPRSDSDSPVAVRRGRKKLTLDRVSFFLVFLGLPLAIYLFFVVSPFVQAIYYSLTNWSGFTTTFNFIGLDNFVKVFQDDVFVKSMMNNLLLAIVVPLITIVIALIFSTMVTIGGPSRGQIRGLKGSSFYRVVSFFPYVIPAIAIGIIWAQAYTPNGGLINSLFGLGEKNWLGDSSTAMGASIFVIVWGLVGFYMVLFIAAIKGVPAEIYEAARVDGAGRFRIAVSITIPLIRDNVQTGFIYMGILALDAFVYMAALNPDGGPENSTWVMAQHLLRTAFTKGNFGLACAMAVVAAILTLCFAGLVFLVNRLTGGNKDTSY from the coding sequence GTGACTTCAGTTCCACTCAAACCACGCTCGGACAGCGACTCCCCGGTCGCTGTCCGGCGTGGCCGGAAAAAGCTGACCCTCGACCGGGTGAGCTTCTTTCTGGTGTTCCTAGGGCTTCCGCTGGCCATCTATCTGTTCTTCGTGGTGTCGCCCTTTGTGCAGGCGATTTATTACTCCTTGACCAACTGGTCGGGGTTCACCACCACCTTCAACTTCATTGGCCTGGATAACTTCGTCAAGGTTTTCCAGGATGATGTGTTCGTCAAATCCATGATGAACAATCTATTGCTGGCGATCGTCGTTCCACTGATCACCATTGTGATCGCCTTGATCTTCTCCACCATGGTCACTATCGGCGGACCGAGCCGCGGGCAGATCCGGGGATTGAAGGGCTCGAGCTTCTATCGGGTGGTGTCCTTCTTCCCCTACGTCATTCCGGCCATTGCGATTGGCATTATCTGGGCCCAGGCGTATACCCCTAACGGTGGACTGATTAACAGCCTCTTCGGGCTCGGCGAAAAGAACTGGCTCGGCGATAGCAGCACCGCGATGGGTGCCAGCATTTTCGTGATCGTCTGGGGCTTGGTCGGCTTTTATATGGTGCTGTTCATTGCCGCGATCAAGGGCGTGCCAGCGGAAATCTATGAAGCAGCTCGGGTCGATGGCGCGGGCAGATTCAGGATCGCGGTCTCCATCACCATCCCGCTGATTCGCGATAATGTGCAGACCGGCTTCATCTATATGGGCATCCTGGCCCTGGACGCCTTCGTCTATATGGCGGCGCTCAACCCCGACGGCGGCCCGGAGAACTCCACCTGGGTCATGGCGCAGCACCTCTTGCGCACCGCTTTCACCAAGGGGAATTTCGGCCTGGCCTGTGCTATGGCCGTGGTGGCAGCCATTCTCACGCTATGTTTTGCGGGTCTGGTCTTTTTGGTGAATCGGTTGACCGGCGGAAATAAGGACACTTCATACTGA
- a CDS encoding carbohydrate ABC transporter permease, whose translation MATQTISTSHASEPGGTGTPEFRKPKSSVGDKVVGSISHGVLVIWSIIVVVPLLWTVLSSFKTSSEIFDAPFALPSVWRFENYLHAWTDSKIGGAFLNTVIVVGCALVLVMLLGSMCAYVLARFKFPGSRAIYIAMLAGLTFPVFLAIVPLFGILQSLGLLGTHVGLILVFTAFALPFTVFFLFSFFKSLPFEIAEAAAIDGAGEWRTFFQVMLPMARPGLASVAILNFVGLWNQYVLAVALNAKYPENRLLSQALGAFATGANYNVDYGSLFAAVVITVVPVLIVYVIFQRQLQGSVSQGTMK comes from the coding sequence ATGGCTACTCAGACTATTTCCACTTCACACGCCTCCGAGCCGGGAGGAACCGGCACTCCGGAGTTCCGGAAGCCTAAGTCCTCTGTGGGCGATAAGGTGGTCGGCAGTATCTCGCACGGCGTGCTGGTGATCTGGTCGATCATCGTGGTGGTGCCGTTGCTGTGGACGGTGCTCAGCTCGTTCAAGACGAGTTCGGAGATCTTCGACGCCCCCTTCGCTCTGCCGTCGGTGTGGCGCTTCGAGAACTATCTGCATGCTTGGACGGACTCCAAGATTGGCGGCGCCTTCCTCAACACCGTCATTGTGGTCGGCTGCGCCCTCGTACTGGTGATGCTGCTCGGCTCGATGTGCGCCTACGTACTGGCTCGCTTCAAGTTCCCGGGTAGCCGAGCGATCTACATCGCCATGCTGGCGGGCCTGACCTTCCCGGTGTTCCTGGCCATTGTCCCGTTGTTCGGGATTTTGCAGAGTCTGGGACTGCTGGGTACCCATGTCGGCTTGATTCTGGTCTTCACCGCCTTCGCGTTACCCTTCACGGTGTTCTTCCTGTTCTCCTTTTTCAAATCGCTGCCCTTTGAGATCGCTGAAGCAGCGGCCATCGATGGGGCCGGTGAGTGGCGAACCTTCTTCCAAGTGATGTTGCCGATGGCCAGACCCGGTCTGGCTTCGGTGGCGATCTTGAACTTCGTCGGTCTGTGGAATCAGTACGTTCTGGCGGTGGCACTCAATGCCAAGTACCCAGAGAACCGCTTGCTTTCGCAAGCTCTCGGTGCCTTCGCCACCGGGGCCAACTACAACGTTGACTACGGCTCGCTTTTCGCTGCTGTGGTGATCACCGTGGTGCCGGTGCTGATCGTCTACGTTATTTTCCAGCGTCAGCTGCAAGGCTCGGTGAGCCAGGGCACGATGAAGTAA
- a CDS encoding CGNR zinc finger domain-containing protein — translation MLFTPDTESALRSVVTLVNTLPSVHTENIDNLAELADLDRFIAQEQYSGSRTHDQKELKAVQALRAPLRELWSASEDEAVQKVNAILLRAKAMPQLFKHDGLDWHLHATSREAPLAERISVEAAMAMVDVIRSKELDRLRICAAPDCDDVMIDFSKNRSRRFCDTGNCANRVHVAAYRARRAAN, via the coding sequence ATGCTTTTTACCCCTGACACAGAGTCGGCGCTTCGCTCAGTCGTCACCTTGGTCAACACGCTGCCCTCAGTGCACACCGAAAATATCGATAATCTCGCTGAGCTGGCGGATTTGGATCGTTTCATCGCCCAGGAGCAGTACTCCGGTTCACGCACCCACGATCAGAAGGAACTGAAGGCTGTTCAGGCTCTGCGGGCACCGCTCAGGGAGCTCTGGAGCGCCAGCGAAGACGAGGCCGTGCAGAAGGTCAATGCCATCTTGTTGCGGGCTAAGGCGATGCCGCAGCTATTCAAGCATGACGGCCTAGACTGGCACCTACATGCCACCTCACGAGAAGCACCCTTGGCCGAGCGAATCTCCGTAGAAGCGGCGATGGCAATGGTCGATGTGATCCGCTCCAAGGAGCTCGACAGGCTCCGGATCTGTGCTGCTCCGGACTGTGACGATGTGATGATTGACTTCTCCAAGAACCGCTCGCGACGTTTCTGCGACACCGGGAACTGCGCTAACCGGGTACACGTCGCCGCCTATCGGGCCCGGAGGGCTGCCAACTAG
- a CDS encoding EamA family transporter, with the protein MTGTSRTSLIGFGFALASAVAFGFSGSFAKSLFDTGWSSGAAILGRIGGAAVVLLIPVIIMLAKRWPAVRVELPRIALYGVVPIALCQLFFFNAVQHLSVGVALLLEYLSPVLLVLYSWARSRKHPGIPTIAGTVSAVAGLLLVLDLSGSQSVDLIGVLWGLAAAVCSAFYFVMSAHQAEGVPPVLMIGGGLIVGALLILALGVFGVMPMTFSTQNVVFAGQSVSWLVPVLGLALLGTVFAYITGVLSVRRLGTRVSSFVSLMEVLFAVLWAWLLLSELPHPIQLFGGLLIMLGVVLVRIGELRANAELPQAPEVLPEPSSSSLGTPTSGALSHH; encoded by the coding sequence ATGACCGGCACTTCGCGCACTTCACTCATCGGTTTCGGCTTTGCGCTAGCCTCCGCAGTGGCTTTTGGCTTTTCCGGCAGTTTTGCCAAATCTCTTTTTGATACCGGCTGGTCCTCCGGGGCAGCGATTCTGGGGCGCATCGGCGGCGCCGCCGTCGTGCTGCTGATCCCGGTGATCATTATGCTGGCTAAGCGCTGGCCAGCGGTGCGCGTCGAATTGCCGCGTATTGCGCTGTATGGGGTGGTGCCGATCGCGCTGTGCCAGCTCTTTTTCTTCAATGCCGTGCAGCACCTCTCGGTGGGCGTTGCGCTGCTGCTCGAGTACCTTTCGCCCGTGCTGCTGGTGCTTTACAGCTGGGCCCGCAGCCGCAAGCACCCCGGCATCCCGACCATTGCTGGCACCGTCAGTGCGGTGGCCGGCCTGTTGCTGGTGCTGGATTTGAGCGGTAGCCAATCAGTCGATCTGATCGGGGTGCTCTGGGGCTTAGCAGCAGCAGTCTGCTCGGCGTTCTACTTTGTGATGTCTGCGCATCAGGCGGAAGGCGTTCCGCCGGTGCTGATGATTGGTGGCGGCCTAATCGTCGGGGCGCTGTTGATTTTGGCGCTCGGAGTTTTTGGCGTGATGCCGATGACTTTCAGCACGCAGAATGTGGTGTTCGCCGGCCAGAGTGTGAGTTGGCTGGTCCCAGTGCTCGGCTTGGCCCTGCTCGGGACTGTTTTTGCCTACATCACCGGTGTGCTCTCGGTACGCCGGCTCGGCACCCGGGTTTCTTCCTTTGTGTCGCTGATGGAAGTGCTTTTCGCGGTGCTTTGGGCGTGGCTGCTACTTTCGGAGCTGCCGCACCCCATTCAGTTGTTCGGCGGTCTGCTGATTATGCTCGGCGTCGTGCTGGTGCGGATTGGTGAGCTGCGTGCCAATGCTGAACTACCGCAGGCTCCTGAAGTGCTGCCTGAACCAAGCAGTAGCAGTCTGGGAACGCCAACGTCAGGCGCGTTGAGCCACCACTAA